The nucleotide window aatgCGTGCAAtgttctttatttaattatgggTTAAATATGATATTGGTCCTCCAAAAATAATAGATTGTAACAATTGAAAGTTATAAACAAGAAGGCAATGTTCCTCCAATTGTTGAAAATTTGAGAAATATCCTAACAttgtaaagagaaaaaaaatcaaaattgaatgaGTGATATGTAAGAAtggtaaagaaaattaaaagtggGATAAAAAACACTTTCATGGCATATAGAAGGAAAACAAGGGCATAAGAAAAGAACGCCAAtggatacaaaaaaaaaactataccaACATGTGCCACATGTTGCAATGTTTACAATCAATAAACATGTCACTTCATGATTTATTgcatttttgttgaaaacacgTTTTTTGTCGCGATAAGATTATTCTTGGAGGAGATGAAGAGCCACAACGCTCTAAAATGGAGTGCAGGGGTGAACTCACCAACTTGGACATGAACTCATGATTTTGAGCAATTCTACATGAGTTTATTTGAgttcataaaaaatgttttcacaATCAATTTAACTTCATTTATATATGTCAATTTGGATGAATTTACAAGTGGATACTCGACTTTGACAACAATGGATGAACCAATGATGATGTTGGGTCATATTCAAAACTTATTGGTGTTTTTAGGCTAGAAGATGATGTGTATGCCCtagaagaaaaaatgttattcttttattattctttttaaagaaCTTCTAGTTATTTCAAATATCCTTTTCAATTCATCTTTCCATAATTGTTAAGCAtgcttaaattaaatttttttatagtcaTTTCAAGAATAAATAACATATAATAGTGACATCATCCTCTAAtcttatgtttttctttctgcCTACAACAATAAAACGTTGTAATTTGAGAACAACCATATagcaagaatttaaaattaacttgaGAGAACCAATAAAATGTAACTTCAGAAGAATAACTACATACCAAATGATAATGGCTTGAAAAGAATAGGGAGTTGAATGTAATTTGAAGCACAATTTATACACTCACCAGAACTCACGAATTCAATCACAattgtaattttgttaaaaaaacattaatatgatttttagcTAGGAATTTCAACAGTAACTTTTCCTAAATTTGGTTAAATTGTGCACAGTGATAATTTTTACTAAAACATTTATTTCATGTTTAGCTTCTTTACGTTTTCCCCTCAAATTTTCACATTCACGCCCATTTTAATCGTGACGTTGAAGTAGTTTAATGAGGGAGAGCCAATTAAGTCTCCCACcatgggaaaaaaattatagtcaTGGAAAGTTTGCGTTTCTTAGGATAAGTATTGGACTACCATAGGCCTGTATacactagattttttttaaaaaaaaaaaaaagagatcccCTTTAATCGCAGGTCCGATGTATCTCCTTCTCGTTGGCATTGTCACACTTATCCTTGCCAGCATCGTCATAGTTTGGGTCTACAATGGCTTCTATGTCCTCAACAACAACTTGTTGGGAAAATTCGGACTTTTCCATTTCGTGAAGTTAAGATAGACACTTAGTAATTAAAGATAGTAATGGGAGCACACGATTATAATTCTCCAAAATGGAGATTCTTCCACTATACAAAAGAATGGTAGGATTACAAATATATGTTTACAAAATTGACTCACTCTACGGTGACTCATTCAAGCTTGAGGATAGAGATTTCTCAAGttatttatcttctctctcaaaGAGACTCTCTAACTTCCTAGCTTTCTCACTCTAAGAAGTGGATTCACTCTTGTCTTGGATGGTTAGGAATAAAGGTTCATACCCTTATTTATGTTACTCCACCTCCACAATGAATGGTGGAGATTACTTGTATCTTAAGGTGGAGATTAATTATCTAGAATGCTCCACACATTCTAGGAGTTTTTACTCCCTTCCATATCATTCCATACTTTTCCATAAGGTTCCAGAAGGTTTCACACATCTCCAGAATATTCTAGAGGTTTCCACATTCTTCCACAAGCTTCGAGAGAGTTCTACACTACTCTAGAGTTCTCCAGGACATTCTAGAAAATTCTACACTTTTCTAGAAAGCTCTAGAATTTTCTAGAACCTCTCCAATTAAGGAGGAGTCCTAACACAACTTGCAGGTCTAGATTAACCTCCATCATCCTCCTTCAACCATTATACGtgtgtggtttttttttttccagatctAGTTGTTGTTGATGTATGTTTTCTCATATATGTTTGTGTGTGAGTTTTTGATTTGTAGATCAATTATAGGTTGAATTAAGGAAGCAACTGTGATAGAGAGAGATTGGTGGGGCGAATTCAGATAGCCACTATCAAAGCGTCAGTTTCATGACGGTATAAATGGCAGCGAAGTATGTCTATGATGACAAAAGTCTTTGTTTTGGAAGAGAGGCTATTGAGGGAAGAACTTTGTCACCGTCATTGCGGAAGTCATTGTCATTggtggcaaagggagaagagtgAGTGTGGCGACAACAGTGGAGGAGGAAGACAGTGATGGCGATGAGGGGAAGAAACAGAGACAATAAGAGGAAGATTGAAAGAggagatttcttttttttttttttataaaaaaaatataatataatataggcAAATCTATGGTGGAACTATACttatctcaaaaaaaaaaattcatatcccATGGACCACTTATGTTTCCTACGGTGGGAGACTTAAAAAGGTTTAAGTTCCCTATGTTAGCCTGCTTCTCATAACATTAAGTTCTTTCCATATTCACTTTAAGctctttttcaaaatattatctcttacttcttttttttccactCAAAATGTTATTAGGCACAATTGCTTCTCTTCGCTATGTTTTTGCTTCAATGCTTTTGTTTATCTAAAAAGACTCTTGAGCTTGatcatttctcttcatcacaTCTACTATTAAGATGGGATTCAACTTGTCTTCAACACGTatgaatattttatcatttttttcaatgaATTTGAGTTTCCAATGTAGATCAGGTTTAATGATCATTTGGTGTGTTCAAGTTTCTCCAACATCTCTCTACAAGTTCAAGCTTTTCTAGCATAGATCACCATGAAATTCATTATGTCTAAGAAAGCGAGtttgattttgtgtttttttttgttttgattttacaTGTGTAGATCAAGTTTGATGTGTCATCAGTGCGTTTGAGTCTTGAACGTTTGATCTTTTTTAGCATAAATCATCACCAGGTTTATCATTGCAATGAAAGTAAGTTTAATTttgtgactatttttttttatcatgaatgTGGATTACAAAtatgattttgtgattttttttgtattttttaattatgagttTATCAtgctttgattttattttagacaATGGTTTGATTACCATTTTTATGGACagtttgtacttttttttattcaaaaaattatttattctattttttctcgCTTTTTCTTACTAAAAAATCGTgaaggaataatttttttatacaaacaaGTAATTTGTATAAAGAACTCACTTTATTTGCTCtgaccataaaatttcagtTAAACAATGTTGTGTAATTATAAGAAACCACCGGtcaaacccaaaaaaaaaatttaagaaatccATTGACCAAATTTGagtacaaaaaattattttcccattatatatattgaaatattacaaaattttgaCTAAAGAAATATGAACTctttttaatgatgttttaatgttgttagtataaaaagaattttccagatgataaataaaatcaattcaaatccATATTCTAGAACAAACAATTATTTCTCTGGTCAAACATTTTTTCATTGTAACATCTTCTAATAAAGAACTATTATAACAGTTTGACTAAAAAAACACAGGTAATGACCAagtatatacaaaaaaaaatgggaaggaatcaaattaaattatattatattgatgtaataattattatattatttgtataatttgatataaaatattatttttatttatcaaattattgaactatatttacatgttattaagatgttttgtcaaattttattaaaattaaataataattaaataatttatattttaatatattttaaaaaatttatattatgtttaatCTATATAAACgagatattaaattattttaaattaatatgaaattttatatgtgtataatttatataaaaaaatttcaattcaatcaaacaataaactttaaaaatattatttaattaaaaattataaaataatataatattatcaaaattacactgttataatttgtgttataatttgattttatgataaaaaaatataacgaaaattaaattcgGTAGGATTTCCTTCACTGGTTTTTAAATGCACATTACAATAGCaccttatataaatattattaaaactgATGATATAATTAATAGGGGAGGAAGAAAGtcaattaaaatgacaaaaaatgcaGATTTAAAGAGGCacagtatttattattatatttaagaaaaagtgTTCCAAAACTGAGGTGGCACTTTGACGCATTATGTCTCGGTCAAACTGAATGAGCATGACCACCCAGCCCCACTTTTATTTCCATTTCTCGGCAAACTCCAAACTCTTCTTCAGTTCCCTCTGCCTCTTCTGTTTTACACACACCACcgctttctctcttctctctctgcAAGATCCAAACTTTAAGTGTATGTGTTTGAATTCTCCTCTCTTTCTAACAAGAACGAGTCAGAAGTGGGTCACGGTCAATGGTTTTAGGTGAGAAAAAAACTCGAACCTAGCCGCAACACAACACCTATCAATACCATACCATAACCATTTCTTTTTTACCGTTCCAAGCTTTTGCTTTCGACCCATTATTACTTCTGTTAATGGGTTTAAAACCCAATTAAAAAGTTCGAATCTTGTCGATTATCCATGTTAGGAGAAGAGAGTAACTACAACAACAACGACCGCGGCGGCGGTCACCGGAGAACAACACATTCCCGATCAGTTTCCTGGACCGACCGGTCTCCGGTTACCCGGAAACCGCCGCGTCCGCTTCAGCCTCTCGCCATCAACAAACGCAGCGTTATGGAGTGGCCGAGCGCCGGCTGCGACGATCTCGGCGATTGGTCTCTTCCACCGACCCCAAGAGGTTCCACCATAACACCAGATTCGGGTTCGGGTAAAGTATTTCAATTCAAGAAAGACTATTATGCGTTCTACGACAAGGAATGTTCGAGAATCGCGGAGCACGTGTACCTGGGGAGTGACACGGTGGCGAAGAGCCAGGAGCTGCTGCGGCGGCACGGAATCACGCACGTGCTCAATTGCGTCGGGTTCGTGTGCCCCGAGTATTTCAAAACAGACTTCGTCTACAAAACGCTCTGGCTGCGGGACTCACCCTCGGAGGACATCACCAGCATTCTCTACGACGTTTTCGATTACTTTGAGGATGTCCGCCAACAGGGCGGGCGCATGTTCGTCCACTGCTGCCAGGGCGTCTCGCGGTCGACCTCGCTGGTCATCGCCTATCTCATGTGGAGGGAAGGCCAGAGCTTCGAGGACGCGTTCCACTACGTCAAGAACGCGCGTGGCGTCACGAACCCCAACATGGGCTTCGCGTGCCAGCTGTTGCAGTGTCAGAAGCGGGTGCACGCTATGCCTGCGAGTCCCAGTTCTGTTCTCAGGATGTATAGGATGGCTCCTCATTCTCCTTACGACCCTCTTCATCTTGTCCCTAAGTTGGTAGATCATCCTTCCCCTCGCGCGCTTGATTCGCGTGGCGCGTTTGTTGTGCACGTGCCCTCTGCTATATACGTGTGGATTGGGAAGGAGTGTGGCTCCGCAATGTGTTGCAATGCAAGATCAGCGGCTGCTCAGGTTGTTCGGTATGAGAGAGCAacgggggagattgttagtgtggTTGAGGATGAAGAGCCGAAGGAGTTTTGGATTGCTCTTTCTACCAAGGAAGTGGTGGTGGAGACTATGGAGATTGATGTGGGGATTCGTCCCAGGAGAGTTGAGGAGTATGATTTAGATTATGGGATTTTTCATAAGGCGCTTGCTGGTGGGGTTGTTCCACCTTTTTCTTTGTCTAATGCTGGATCCGAAAATTGCCTTCCCGCTAGAGAAAATGGGTGGGGGAGATTGACTAGGAAGCTTGCTAGTGGTATCATGAAAGGCTTGTTTACATCCTCTAAGTGCTGTGAGTCTAGTGTGAACATCATTGAAGAGGGGAATCAACATATGAATGTTGATCCTCTTCCACCTTCTTCCAACAATGTGGGTGGTTCGCGGGGTTCCTTTGAGTGTTTTGGCTCGGAGAGGGGAAAGGATAATGTTCAAGTCAGGGATCAGTTTGTTGTCCCTAGTGTTGTTGGTTCATCAATGCCGCTGCCACCATCGCCTCATCATCGAGCATCCGATTCTTTTGCTTGTTTTCTAAGGAGCAGCCCCAAATTCAGTTCCAACTCCCCAACTCTGTCGCCCACCAGTTCGGATTATGCAAGTTCCTTTACATTTTCGCCTTCATCGACTGACTTGTCAATTGTGTCTTCTCGGCAGCTATCCCCTTCTGGTCTGGAATCAGCTGAACCCGCTCATGTGAAAGACGCATCTTCCTCAGAGTTTCGCTCCTTAGTTAAGAAAGAAGGTGAGACATTTCTGGCTAATCACACCTTGGTAGGAGCAAAGTCCAGTTTGCGGCGCAAAGGAACTTCCCTCTCCATTGCAGAGCGCAGAGGGAATAACCCCCCACCTCGCATGTTGCTACCCTCAGCCAGCGAATCATCCCGTGCCAGCAAGGTCCGGGTAAGATCCAGGTCATTCTCATTGCCTGTCTTGGATGATACTTTGATGAAGGATGTTAGTTGCAAGCAAATCTAACCGTGAAAACAGTGGGAAAACGGCTAATATGAGATGTTGATATTATTAGTATAGCTGTTGAGAGTAAGGTTAATGGCAGAGGATCATTGTAATATGGTACTGTGTCTTGTTAAGGTAGGTTGTTATGCTTGAAGTAGAAGACTTCTAAGAGAAAGTTAACTTTATTACAGTGGTTCAGTTTCTTCCTGTATAGGTAATATAGCCATAGTTGGCTCAAATGATCTAGTTTTAGAGGTGAACTTTCACTCCTGTTTGAATATTGGTGCATGCCTGCAGGGTGTAGTGTAGGCTGAGCAATAAAAACCACACCAAACATGCAGGCAATGCACTGATAGCATCTCAAGTACATAACAATTATCAAATTTAAGTGAATATAGAgtctatttttctctttggctgttcttgttcttgtttgttcCAGCTACTTGTCTGTATGaatgatataatattaaatgctacaatttttaataaaaaaaattcatttataatttcaaaatctTTATCCTTTGAAAAGGGCAATGGTTAGCAAAATTGATATAAAACTAGTGCAAAAAGATCACCTGTGTAGGGAATCATGTAGCAGATTACCTTGTTTTAGATGTAATCATCGTCCTTTACTAGTTACTGTTtccactaaaaaattaaaaccaagtttcagaaacaacatttcatttacTTGATGGTGCCAACTGCCAAATGGTTTATTCTAATTTCGTGGCTTATATGAATGGCATCAACTACTACTGTACGTTCAAACTCCAATAGGATTCTCCAACTTACAGGATATAATCTTAACAGTAAATGTATGTGAACCAGTCATCTCAGTCAAAGTGAAGCATTTAATCTATGAACACGATTATTGATATACTATTCGATTTCCTACTTCGTTTTATCGGGCATGTACCTATAGATATTCGAAAGATGTATTATAAGACTCCAAATTTCTTTCCAAATATATACTGATATCAGAATCTGATAATGAGATGAAGCATGCACGGTAAAGGGTAATGTGGATAATTTGTCCTAACATTGAAACATATGTATAATCTGCGCCAAAGGAACTAACAGAGCAGATATATCCTTTGAAAATGGCATAATGGGACCATTTCCTTCAAAGAGAATCACACGACCTGACGTGTTTGTATTTCTAGTGTGAACCTTTGGTAGAGACATGTGACATTTTACTTAAGATGTAGTTGAATGCAACTTCCTTCAGCAGTTTGATTGCCCACAAGTTGTTCATCAATGCCACCGTTGGTTGCTTCTGTTGCATCAATCATCAAAAGTGAAAGCGACTATTTTGCTGAATCTTAGTTGCCAACCATGTGCACATTTGGCCATTTccaagtactttttttttttttttgctttctgtaTAAATTTGGTTCCTTTAATTTAAACAGTGTGCCATTTTAATCCCTAGAAATATGTAGTTTGTTAGCGAAGAGTGGTCTTTTTACAGCTGCTTCCACTGCAAGTCAGGTTTTCCCAACCGTGCTATTCGTTTAGTTTGTAGATGCGATGCTAAAAAAATCAGtgcaaatattaataattaccaaccaaaaatAGAGAACATTTTACACTCGACTGTGAGGTTCCTAGCCGTTATTACATGGGAATGCTGCCAACCTACCGTTGAATCTTTATTTTGGTCAATAGAAATCAAAACAGTATCACTACAGTCATATACCCTCTTAAACCAGTTAGACTCCCTTGGTACCTACCATTCAATCTTACTTATTTTAGTTACTGTATCActagtttttaaataattaagctaTAATTTgtattcttaaatattttgcAGGTGCCAAAGGTTCTTCCATACAAATCAAAGAACAGTGCTGAACGAGTCAAGATTCCATTCTTCATCTACTTGGACTACTCTTCTATTTTAATACTGGCTATAAATTGAAGATCAGGACAGGACTGTACAAACAAGAAGCTAATTAAGGTGAATGTTACTGTATCACAATTGATAGGGTGTGATTTGCTCCATCCACcaaccttctttttcttttgctccATGATACACCACTAAACTTCCCTTGGCAGCTTaacctttctattttttcttcagTGGGAGAGAAAGGATCACATTGCTGAGATCATTCCACAACTCAAATGCCTTCTTTGATCATAGTGTCTGGGAAATGCTTTACGTGTTAAGCAGACTTTGCCTGCATACAGACCACATCAACCACGTGAGATTAAGATTCTAGCCATTATAGGAAGACGTAAATGAAAATCATCTTTTGCAAAAGGAGGAGAGGTggaaataacaataacaataaaggaAGGAACCACCAAATACATAGTTTCCATTATTAAGTAATAACTCAAATGATGTCATGATATCCAAAAAGTGCTAAATTTTAGTTGGGTAAAGGAAACAAATGCAGAATGCTTTACCAATAATGTGAAAAGTCAATATATAAATCACTCTATCGGCAGCCTCTTGCAGCGTAGCTAGAAGATAAAATCCTGCCaagatttaaaattgaaattgaggGTAATTGAAAAGAGTATCTGCATTACATAGAAAAAGCTATTATACAATACCAAAAGTACAAACCTGAAGTCCAGAGCCAATATGTTGAATGCGTGTACATAGGAGGCAATAAAGTAGCCATGAGAGGTATGGCAATGCATGATGCACCTTGGGCCAGAACATATAAACGGATGTCACCAAAGAACCTTCATTATAAAAGAATAAGTGAGAAAAGTAGCAACTATTCTCAAGAGCAAAAGTTCAGTAAACTGGATGCTCAGTTACCGCAGGGTTAAGAATTAGCCTAAATTTGACATTATCTTAATCAATCCATGATGTTGCCACTCACAATAAATCCTATATCTTTATGATAACTGCATTGATAGAATTGGCAATTTTTTAGGACAATAGTTAGATGCAGTTTGGTGGTGCTTTTAGTGTTATTTTCACATTAAAATTGGAGTATCAACTACATAACTCACAACAAATGTTGACGTGATGAAACTCCAACTTTGATTAAAGAACAGCCCTAAAAGCATCTAAAGAACTGGAACTAAGTTTTGTCCAACTTTTTATCCGTATGAAGAGCAATTTTGTTCACTTATAGAAGGACTGAATGTATGTATCAATGAGTAAATGTCCAACTAATGCAATAggataaggaaaagaaaaaaaaaactcatgcaAATAGAAGTAATTAATGAAGAAGTAGGCTTGCCTCCAATACACATTGCTCTTGTATCAAACCTTACAATGATGAGGATTGCCAACAGAGACACGAAAGCAACAGACATCTCCAATAACAAACTATAATCAAGGAATCAAAATTATGAAATGGAAGAATATAGATTTCTACTGCAACAATGGCTGAATTGAATTCAACTTCTATAGGAGAAACTCACCGGGAACCTGTCCCACACAAGGCCTGCATCATCTGGGCCAAGATGATAGTATGAAGACCCAAAAGCAACTGAAGTCACAGCAACATAGAAGCATGTCCAACCCCATAGTTCACCTTGCAAACTGATGCTACAtatcttaattatataattgacaACAACAATCTCGTAAGCTAAAGAAACTGATGgtgacaaaatgaaaatacctGATGTTAAAATAGTTCCTACGGTGGCAAAGCACAAGGCCAATGAGACCAATAACCATGAATGGGAAATTTGCTACCACGTTAGGTGCATTAGGAAGGCCtgaagaacaataaaaaagaggaaacaaataatagttttaatattctattATCGCAAAGATTTTTACATTGTGAATTTACACTGATGTCGTAAAAGATTTTCACGTGAAACATTTTTGAAACTGGCAACTAATCACAAATACAAACaacattatattatatgataagtttgttcgtttttccaataattatattcatacttacattaatttatatagaaattgaactccttttaaatttaacaatattACATTATACGACTGTTTATTATTAGAAATCCTTATAAGTTTGTTCACTCAGTGTAatgtattctaattaaattcggaaaaaaaaaatccttttgtttgtttttacttttcaaaatttGGCAACAAACTGAATGGAAATGGAAGACCCTCATCAGCTCAGTTGACATAAACTCCTCTACATAACCAAGTTTACATTTTTAAGGCTACTTTACTGAAAATGAAAGGCTGACAAGTAGTTTTCGTAAGGAATTACCAAAGAATTCGCGCTTTTCAGCGAAATCATGGTATCTCTGAGGCTGAGGAATGGACGGGGTTAAGAGGATGAGTAAAAGGAAGAAAGCAATGGCGAGTCCCAATGCCTGCACAGTgcattttctcatttttgttgCAGAATAGATGGAAATGGGAGGAATGAGAACGAATTAGAGAGCGAGAGCTGAGTGAAAGACATCATGTAGGAGGAGGAAGGTGGTGGCGGCGTGCGGTGTGACGGTGGTGAATGGCGCCATCGGCAAAACattaatatctattattttGATATAGATGAAGTGAGTAGAACTTTCCCCAAAAAgccttcattttattttgagtaAATAACAATACAACAAAATAATTTCTTGCGCATTATTTTCCAATTACTATTGATATTTTACACGTGACAAAAAATTATCACTTAAATTTTGATTAGAAAATCATactaaaaatacttaaaaaattgtattttattttcataggagtaacttcctccaagtaattttaactttttttttacaaaaatacacTTTAGAAAAATTCAATTTGTTTAATGAGAACATCTCATTTTAAAGAGATAGAATAAAGAATTATTTTGTTGATGAAAATGTGAGGTGGATAACATAAGGATGATGatggaaaatttaaatttagtcttCAAATGTGAAAAAGTGTAATAAATTGGTGTTGTCGttaaatttttgtgaaatttatcattaagttataatgtttataaatcaaattgataataagttatatttttcgaaaatcaaattgatattaatatacaaaattaaggaattaaattgttattaaattatCCACAAGATCAATTCATCACACCTTTTGTATAAGGgactaaattcaatttttctatCTTTAAAGGATTTAGCGCTTCAAACTTCTAAAGACAAAAATTGGTATTTATCCTAAAACTTTGGTTGGtcgtaaaataaattgttttatcaaaaataaaataaatatttgttaatattacatggacaaattatttaattcatcaaAATATGAAGATAACATAAAAGTAACAAAATATTACTTGTTGATTAATGTGTGGATTCAATAACAATAAAGACTTAACCAATCAACCAAAGGGATTTATTATTGGTCCCTACAAATGTAAGAAAAGACTTTcttatctctctttctttcccttCACATTCTTCTCACCCCATTCAACCCATCACCACCACACCAAGGTTGCATGCTGCCACCTCACCATGTGACATTGGGCTCACCGTGCCATTACCTCCTTACACAGACCCCTCATTGTGGTATTATTTGGGGGTCTATATAAATTGCACAATGATCCATTGCTTACATGGGGGCGAAAAAATTACACAATCAAAAcgtaatttttcataataaaatcataat belongs to Glycine soja cultivar W05 chromosome 5, ASM419377v2, whole genome shotgun sequence and includes:
- the LOC114413071 gene encoding protein-tyrosine-phosphatase MKP1-like, whose product is MLGEESNYNNNDRGGGHRRTTHSRSVSWTDRSPVTRKPPRPLQPLAINKRSVMEWPSAGCDDLGDWSLPPTPRGSTITPDSGSGKVFQFKKDYYAFYDKECSRIAEHVYLGSDTVAKSQELLRRHGITHVLNCVGFVCPEYFKTDFVYKTLWLRDSPSEDITSILYDVFDYFEDVRQQGGRMFVHCCQGVSRSTSLVIAYLMWREGQSFEDAFHYVKNARGVTNPNMGFACQLLQCQKRVHAMPASPSSVLRMYRMAPHSPYDPLHLVPKLVDHPSPRALDSRGAFVVHVPSAIYVWIGKECGSAMCCNARSAAAQVVRYERATGEIVSVVEDEEPKEFWIALSTKEVVVETMEIDVGIRPRRVEEYDLDYGIFHKALAGGVVPPFSLSNAGSENCLPARENGWGRLTRKLASGIMKGLFTSSKCCESSVNIIEEGNQHMNVDPLPPSSNNVGGSRGSFECFGSERGKDNVQVRDQFVVPSVVGSSMPLPPSPHHRASDSFACFLRSSPKFSSNSPTLSPTSSDYASSFTFSPSSTDLSIVSSRQLSPSGLESAEPAHVKDASSSEFRSLVKKEGETFLANHTLVGAKSSLRRKGTSLSIAERRGNNPPPRMLLPSASESSRASKVRVRSRSFSLPVLDDTLMKDVSCKQI
- the LOC114411374 gene encoding uncharacterized protein LOC114411374 translates to MRKCTVQALGLAIAFFLLLILLTPSIPQPQRYHDFAEKREFFGLPNAPNVVANFPFMVIGLIGLVLCHRRNYFNISLQGELWGWTCFYVAVTSVAFGSSYYHLGPDDAGLVWDRFPFVIGDVCCFRVSVGNPHHCKRFFGDIRLYVLAQGASCIAIPLMATLLPPMYTHSTYWLWTSGFYLLATLQEAADRVIYILTFHIIGKVCLTRKAFPRHYDQRRHLSCGMISAM